The following coding sequences are from one Ornithodoros turicata isolate Travis chromosome 1, ASM3712646v1, whole genome shotgun sequence window:
- the LOC135365711 gene encoding uncharacterized protein LOC135365711: MALTGLSRYLSTSIALLLFCGTLCRPPSGERRLRRVKRLLPDIISSLALTPTFKTKVLNAGSVTATYGVSFPFEVEFDSSAVGNAMSDESKEPPKRTIEKDRMMVLKSVEQALNRAGLNGTECVLRAICEAADEPLRHDGMVGEMLNFILR; this comes from the coding sequence ATGGCTCTGACTGGACTCTCGAGGTACCTGAGTACGTCCATAGCCCTCCTACTTTTCTGCGGCACCCTGTGTCGTCCTCCAAGTGGAGAACGGCGTTTGAGGAGGGTTAAACGCCTTCTGCCAGATATCATATCCAGCCTCGCCTTGACGCCCACGTTCAAAACGAAGGTCCTGAATGCAGGTTCTGTCACGGCTACGTACGGTGTGTCTTTCCCATTCGAGGTTGAATTCGACAGTTCGGCGGTGGGAAATGCGATGAGCGATGAGTCCAAGGAGCCACCTAAGCGGACGATCGAAAAAGACCGTATGATGGTGCTGAAGAGTGTGGAACAGGCCCTGAACAGAGCAGGGCTTAACGGTACGGAATGTGTGCTTCGAGCCATTTGTGAAGCGGCTGACGAACCACTTCGGCATGATGGGATGGTCGGCGAGATGCTCAACTTCATACTCAGGTGA